A genomic stretch from Lathyrus oleraceus cultivar Zhongwan6 unplaced genomic scaffold, CAAS_Psat_ZW6_1.0 chrUn0823, whole genome shotgun sequence includes:
- the LOC127115018 gene encoding uncharacterized protein LOC127115018, which yields MRLRMDERRRGGCRRRIVATKSDTNNGDKYPNLNINSVIKKLQSREISSKPHRAFVAATAPHRFQNMRLTHQFDTHDAKHRSSPKPFLPFLMKRTKVVEIVAAKNVVFALAHSGLCAAFSRETNERICFMNVSPDEVIRSLFYNKNNESLITVSVYASENFSSLKCRSTRIEYIRRAEPDAGFPLFQSESLKWPGFVEFDDVNAKVLTYSAQDSIYKIFDLKNYTMLYSISDRNVQEIKIRFC from the exons ATGAGACTGAGAATGGACGAAAGGAGGCGTGGTGGGTGCAGACGGCGCATAGTAGCAACCAAGAGTGACACTAACAATGGTGACAAATACCCCAATCTCAACATCAACAGCGTCATCAAGAAGCTTCAATCACGCGAGATTTCTTCAAAACCTCACCGTGCTTTTGTTGCTGCTACTGCTCCACATAGATTCCAGAACATGCGTTTGACTCATCAATTTGATACTCATGACGCTAAACACCGTTCTTCTCCTAAACCTTTCTTGCCGTTCTTGATGAAAAGGACTAAGGTTGTTGAGATCGTTGCTGCTAAGAATGTTGTCTTTGCTCTTGCTCATTCTGGTCTTTGTGCTGCTTTTAGTAGAG AAACAAATGAGAGGATTTGCTTTATGAATGTTAGCCCTGACGAAGTTATCCGCAGTCTCTTCTATAACAAGAACAACGAATCACTTATTACAGTGTCTGTTTATGCTTCAGAAAATTTCAGTTCTCTGAAATGCAGATCTACAAGGATTGA ATACATAAGGAGGGCTGAGCCTGATGCTGGTTTTCCTCTTTTCCAGTCCGAGTCTTTAAAATGGCCTGGATTTGTGGAATTTGATGATGTTAATGCAAAGGTTCTAACATACTCTGCGCAAGATAG TATATACAAGATCTTTGACCTTAAAAACTACACTATGCTATACTCAATTTCAGATAGGAATGTTCAAGAGATCAAGATCAG GTTTTGTTGA